The proteins below are encoded in one region of Myxococcales bacterium:
- a CDS encoding heme exporter protein CcmB: protein MSAIRKTLQIVRNELRIEARSQEILISTTLFAVLIATLGSLAFYIDRQNATSIAPGILWLSIAFSGVLALSRSWLREREMSVIDGLLCAPITPNNLYFGKFIAVLIFMFLVETVVAIIVVVFCHLSHFLSVNIATNVISLASLLFVGTVGFIATGTLFAAMSVRSRSRELNLSIVLFPLCAPALLAAVVATREFFSGAELSTILSWLRILLAFDLMALVICPWLFSLLMNDGVQIRPQ from the coding sequence ATGAGCGCGATACGTAAAACATTGCAAATCGTTCGTAACGAACTGCGCATCGAGGCACGCAGCCAGGAGATATTAATCAGCACCACACTTTTCGCGGTGCTCATCGCCACTTTGGGCTCGCTTGCCTTTTACATCGACCGTCAAAACGCCACCAGCATCGCGCCGGGAATCCTTTGGCTCAGTATTGCCTTTAGCGGCGTGCTTGCCTTGTCCCGTAGCTGGCTGCGCGAACGTGAAATGTCCGTTATCGACGGGCTACTGTGCGCACCGATCACGCCAAACAACTTATACTTTGGAAAATTTATCGCGGTGCTTATTTTCATGTTTTTGGTTGAGACAGTTGTGGCAATAATTGTGGTCGTTTTCTGCCACTTAAGTCATTTTTTATCCGTAAACATTGCCACAAATGTCATCTCGCTGGCATCCCTTCTCTTCGTCGGAACCGTGGGATTTATTGCAACAGGAACCTTGTTTGCCGCCATGTCTGTCCGCTCGCGCAGCCGTGAACTCAACCTAAGCATTGTGCTGTTTCCATTATGTGCTCCCGCTCTGCTAGCAGCCGTGGTAGCCACGCGTGAGTTTTTCTCCGGCGCTGAGCTATCCACCATCTTGTCTTGGCTTCGCATCTTGCTTGCCTTTGATCTCATGGCGCTGGTGATCTGCCCTTGGCTCTTTTCTCTGCTCATGAACGACGGTGTCCAGATCCGACCCCAGTAA
- the dnaJ gene encoding molecular chaperone DnaJ — MVKIDYYELLGLSSSASPEEIKKAYRKKALELHPDRNPDNEETTEQFKACTEAFQILSDTKKREIYDRYGHEGLQGSGFGGAVNMEDLSAHMQDIFGDFFGEMFGGFSRRGARRGVTRGADLQTEVKLTLKEAAFGVKKDVELQFRAPCEACEGTGAPKDKRQNCATCQGSGQVTYARGPFMMAQNCPQCRGQGFTATEVCAECSGGGQLRMDRTVNVSIPAGIDDGQTLRVSGRGQPGMGGGPAGHLYVTVSIEEDPRFMRDGADLIHELHINYPDAVLGTKVEVPTLEDEPMTVKVPAGVQSGQSLVQRHKGIARLDAHSRGDYIVIVKVDVPTKLSSKAKKLIKELKEELK, encoded by the coding sequence ATGGTAAAAATCGATTATTATGAACTTTTAGGACTTTCTTCCAGTGCTAGTCCTGAGGAAATTAAAAAGGCCTATCGCAAAAAGGCGCTTGAGCTTCATCCCGACCGGAATCCGGATAATGAGGAGACTACCGAACAGTTCAAGGCATGCACCGAAGCGTTCCAAATACTAAGCGATACCAAAAAACGAGAGATCTACGATCGTTACGGGCACGAAGGTCTGCAAGGTTCAGGTTTTGGCGGTGCTGTGAACATGGAAGATCTTTCAGCGCATATGCAGGATATCTTCGGTGATTTTTTTGGCGAGATGTTTGGTGGCTTTTCTAGGCGCGGCGCTCGGCGAGGTGTGACGCGAGGCGCGGATCTGCAAACCGAAGTTAAACTTACGCTCAAAGAAGCTGCTTTCGGTGTGAAGAAAGATGTCGAATTGCAATTTAGAGCGCCCTGCGAGGCCTGTGAGGGGACTGGCGCTCCAAAGGACAAGCGTCAAAACTGCGCAACCTGTCAAGGAAGCGGGCAAGTGACTTACGCTCGAGGACCATTCATGATGGCGCAAAATTGTCCGCAGTGCCGCGGACAGGGTTTCACGGCGACTGAAGTATGTGCGGAGTGTAGCGGTGGTGGTCAGCTTCGGATGGATCGAACGGTAAACGTCAGTATCCCCGCTGGAATCGATGATGGCCAGACCTTGCGCGTTTCAGGACGTGGACAGCCTGGTATGGGTGGAGGCCCGGCAGGACATCTCTACGTCACAGTGAGTATCGAAGAGGATCCGCGTTTTATGCGTGATGGTGCCGATCTGATCCATGAGCTTCACATCAACTATCCCGACGCTGTTCTGGGTACAAAGGTTGAGGTACCTACGCTCGAAGATGAACCCATGACGGTCAAAGTCCCGGCGGGTGTGCAGTCTGGACAAAGTCTCGTGCAACGGCACAAGGGGATTGCGCGTTTGGATGCGCACAGTCGTGGTGACTACATCGTGATTGTCAAAGTAGACGTTCCAACAAAGCTCTCGTCCAAAGCTAAAAAACTCATCAAAGAACTCAAAGAAGAGTTAAAGTAG
- the ccmA gene encoding heme ABC exporter ATP-binding protein CcmA yields the protein MRLIADNISKRFGSTPVLRDLSFTLEPGTLTLMQGANGSGKSTLLKILALLSAPSSGQVRFSDEYRDLSSIRRRLGFLGHEPMLYPDLSGLENLSYFASLYDVEQRDQRIEELTVALKLENFIHKSVRTYSRGQAQRIALARALVHRPALLLLDEPSTGLDSESSLACTDLIQQQVDAGTTVLLITHDLNFLAEHAHAKLALRRGTVVNA from the coding sequence ATGCGGCTGATAGCTGACAACATCTCAAAACGCTTTGGCAGCACACCCGTTTTACGTGATTTGAGTTTCACACTCGAGCCGGGAACTTTAACGCTAATGCAAGGGGCCAACGGCTCCGGCAAAAGCACTTTATTGAAGATCTTGGCCTTGCTCAGCGCACCAAGCAGCGGGCAAGTGCGCTTTAGTGACGAGTACCGAGACCTAAGCAGCATTCGCAGACGTTTGGGATTTTTAGGGCACGAGCCCATGCTCTATCCAGATCTTAGCGGCCTAGAAAACTTATCTTATTTTGCCTCACTTTATGATGTCGAACAACGCGATCAACGAATCGAAGAACTAACGGTCGCACTCAAACTTGAAAACTTCATTCATAAAAGTGTGCGGACCTATTCTCGCGGACAAGCGCAGCGCATTGCATTAGCTCGCGCACTTGTGCACAGACCTGCCTTGCTCTTGCTTGATGAACCCAGCACAGGACTTGATAGCGAGAGCAGTTTAGCCTGCACGGATCTCATCCAGCAGCAGGTTGACGCAGGCACAACCGTCTTGCTCATTACTCACGATCTCAACTTTCTTGCAGAACATGCCCACGCCAAATTAGCTCTGCGACGGGGCACGGTAGTAAACGCATGA
- a CDS encoding uroporphyrinogen-III synthase, with protein MAGKELEDLKVVSLESRRQGDMATLLRKRGAEVLEAPSMRELPLADQSEAHAFATKLLNDEVDVLVLLTGVGLRMLVDAMSSVVDRGAILRKIEQCTLLCRGPKPVAVLKEYGIKPALVAREPNTWRELLEDIERSDISLQDRRVVLQEYGRSNVELVAGLKAMGALLEVIQVYAWQLPEDTKPLEQAIVTIAKREADAVLFTSARQVDHLFQVAEKLGEAEAMKKALCDDLLVLSVGPICSEALKERGLPVDLEPEHPKMGHLVKSFAERGKATLERKRGRTKV; from the coding sequence ATGGCTGGTAAAGAACTCGAAGACTTGAAAGTTGTAAGTCTGGAATCGCGCCGGCAAGGCGATATGGCCACCTTGCTCAGGAAGCGCGGGGCAGAGGTCCTTGAAGCTCCCTCCATGAGAGAGCTTCCTCTCGCGGACCAGAGCGAGGCTCACGCCTTTGCAACCAAGCTTCTAAACGATGAGGTGGACGTTCTAGTCTTACTCACCGGTGTGGGTTTGCGTATGCTTGTGGATGCGATGAGCTCTGTCGTGGATCGCGGCGCGATTCTGAGGAAAATAGAGCAGTGCACCTTGCTTTGTCGTGGTCCTAAACCGGTAGCGGTTCTAAAAGAATATGGCATCAAGCCCGCGCTTGTTGCACGTGAACCCAATACCTGGCGTGAACTTTTGGAAGACATCGAACGATCCGACATTTCCTTACAAGATAGACGTGTTGTGCTTCAAGAGTATGGGCGCTCAAATGTTGAGCTTGTCGCGGGTCTCAAGGCCATGGGCGCTCTGCTTGAGGTCATTCAAGTCTATGCTTGGCAACTTCCAGAAGACACCAAGCCGCTTGAGCAAGCTATTGTAACCATCGCCAAGCGAGAGGCCGATGCGGTGCTTTTTACGAGTGCACGGCAAGTGGATCACTTATTTCAGGTTGCTGAGAAGCTTGGCGAAGCCGAGGCCATGAAAAAAGCGCTTTGCGATGATCTCCTCGTGCTTTCGGTGGGTCCTATCTGCTCGGAGGCCCTAAAAGAACGTGGTTTGCCGGTTGATTTGGAACCTGAGCACCCGAAGATGGGGCACTTGGTCAAATCCTTCGCTGAGCGTGGAAAAGCTACGTTGGAGCGAAAAAGGGGGCGAACTAAGGTTTAA
- a CDS encoding ABC transporter permease yields MVAVSFAMHYAIDIGLRYLRSEKRSTVSVITFVAVAGVALGVAALLTVMSITSGFQEQFRNKVLGVNAHVLVLKYGLDFEEYREVIADAEAIPGVLGAAPFRIDDMMLAKGDRVSGVLVKGVDPSRLKKVLDLPDQIVEGSLKGLRAAGAKPPAMATVEFEQLDDDEGFQSILDQVRREKEGLRAASSKSKKDNVKQDRVPTVSVPSLDAAEAALDKTSALGPGLSDDEENALFDETDAIETQEQGSAKLGGVIVGQTLAENLGIEVGDQVSVYSPVTGLDVSMWAPSQSTPKSQNFIVTGIFKAGFQEYDSRLVYVDLYASQAFFDQGDTVTGVELRLSNIENAPNVARKLERKLGEGPYHTMDWRELNHNLFTALEIQKVALSLVIATIILVAAFNVIATLIMIVLEKKKEIAILKAMGAKKRNIMAMFGFQGAVIGGVGTFLGLILGGGVCAYLSRYKFALDPKVYLVDHLPVRISLAEFVLTTVVALSICSLATLLPSFWASRLAPAEGVRYE; encoded by the coding sequence ATGGTAGCAGTCTCCTTTGCTATGCACTACGCCATTGATATTGGCCTGCGTTATCTGCGGTCTGAAAAGCGTTCCACCGTTTCAGTGATTACTTTCGTCGCTGTCGCTGGTGTGGCTTTGGGTGTGGCTGCACTTTTAACGGTGATGTCGATTACCTCTGGCTTTCAGGAGCAATTTCGTAACAAAGTACTCGGCGTTAATGCACATGTCCTCGTTCTTAAGTACGGCCTTGATTTTGAGGAGTACCGTGAGGTGATAGCGGATGCTGAAGCCATCCCTGGCGTGCTTGGGGCTGCCCCATTTCGCATTGACGACATGATGCTTGCTAAGGGTGATCGTGTTTCCGGTGTGTTGGTAAAGGGCGTTGATCCCAGCCGTCTTAAAAAGGTTCTGGATCTGCCCGATCAGATTGTCGAAGGCAGTCTTAAAGGATTGCGTGCAGCGGGCGCAAAACCCCCGGCAATGGCCACGGTGGAGTTTGAGCAGTTAGACGACGATGAAGGGTTCCAAAGTATTTTAGATCAGGTGCGGCGTGAAAAAGAGGGGCTTAGAGCAGCTAGTTCAAAGAGCAAAAAGGATAACGTTAAGCAAGATAGAGTTCCTACAGTCTCGGTTCCAAGTCTTGATGCTGCGGAAGCGGCTTTGGACAAGACATCGGCCTTAGGTCCCGGTTTAAGTGACGATGAAGAAAACGCTTTGTTTGATGAGACCGATGCGATTGAAACGCAGGAACAAGGTTCAGCAAAGCTTGGCGGCGTCATAGTGGGTCAGACTCTCGCTGAGAATCTGGGTATCGAAGTTGGCGATCAAGTTAGTGTCTACTCTCCGGTGACCGGTCTTGATGTAAGCATGTGGGCGCCTAGCCAAAGTACACCGAAGTCTCAGAATTTTATTGTGACGGGTATTTTTAAAGCTGGCTTTCAAGAGTATGACAGCCGGCTTGTGTATGTGGACCTGTACGCGTCGCAGGCCTTTTTTGATCAAGGCGATACCGTCACGGGTGTCGAGCTCCGCTTATCCAATATTGAAAACGCTCCCAACGTAGCGCGTAAACTTGAGCGTAAACTTGGTGAAGGTCCGTACCACACGATGGATTGGCGTGAGTTGAATCACAATCTCTTCACGGCGCTTGAGATTCAAAAAGTAGCGCTTAGCTTAGTTATTGCGACCATTATTCTGGTGGCCGCGTTCAATGTCATTGCAACCTTGATCATGATCGTGCTTGAGAAGAAAAAAGAGATAGCGATTCTCAAAGCCATGGGTGCCAAGAAGCGAAACATCATGGCGATGTTTGGGTTTCAAGGAGCCGTGATCGGAGGCGTCGGCACCTTTTTGGGGCTGATACTTGGTGGCGGTGTGTGCGCTTACTTGAGTCGCTACAAGTTCGCTTTGGATCCAAAAGTCTATTTGGTCGATCATTTACCCGTACGCATTAGCTTGGCGGAATTCGTGCTTACTACCGTTGTGGCGCTAAGCATTTGCAGTCTCGCTACCTTGCTCCCCAGCTTTTGGGCATCACGTCTTGCGCCTGCTGAAGGCGTGCGTTACGAATAA
- a CDS encoding transglycosylase SLT domain-containing protein, which produces MKPLSRSSSILPSLSFIILFTCSQPTRQHHAAHAQEAKASSSNFFDPSTIKLTPTDPAFQAKAILQAGNPQAALAYLDNLSLEKYDSLSQGRILWLRAKAATQVKNHTSAKEALETLVNGEHPLKAWAALDLAELILKDNPQRAESLLETAKQSLPVSYQLRSMHVRALLASGQQDQALIAAKDLLTRIGNHIGGASFLLPLADALSTSEKEEEREQALIFYQRIASRAPLSLEGQQAEQKAKNLAGTLSTDRKEKYEPWPVDTAFEKANALYLNHAYEQAEVLFEELIKQSSGALQCKASYQLAKSQLARKARTTAAPLMLRIADRCKNYGYRDRALFNAAQAYSNLDDNRKARILYAKLEREFPQSNLADDARFRSALLYRSDKQENRAQQLLKSLSHRYPQGDMRDEAMFMLAWQAFEQKHYREALHYFNKLHAQNSEHHTEGMQGRSTYWLARSYELLKNKKQAITYYADVCEQWPMSFHCQWSLRRLSYLKPSYAASINQSFKKQPAKEAQFTFQARMKSPEFQRVLELFRVGESSLAQRELQHQGYMDTSSDEESLWLCVALFEAADAYASAMQLVRKKLDSLFTKPPSGKNWPLWRLSYPLAFSPLMEMEAAKQKVPVDLVRSIAREESSFEPSVVSVSRAYGLIQLISPTAKTHAEALGLPYTPNDLKTPEINLPIGIHFIKSLLDRYQDQVSVVPAAYNAGEGAVDRWLKSAPDNQQSDEWIESIPYSQSRRYSRRVLQSYGIYHWFRYGEFPKFDIQLPSAPYNYKNSITAPKPS; this is translated from the coding sequence ATGAAGCCTTTGTCCCGTAGCTCCTCTATACTGCCATCACTGTCGTTTATTATTCTGTTCACCTGCAGTCAGCCTACGCGACAACACCACGCTGCGCATGCACAAGAAGCCAAAGCTTCATCTTCGAACTTTTTTGATCCAAGCACCATAAAGCTCACGCCAACTGATCCAGCCTTCCAGGCCAAGGCAATTCTACAAGCTGGAAATCCTCAAGCCGCCCTTGCTTACCTTGATAACCTGTCGCTTGAAAAATACGACAGCCTTAGTCAAGGCCGCATCTTGTGGCTTCGCGCCAAAGCAGCTACCCAAGTTAAGAACCACACATCAGCGAAGGAAGCTTTAGAGACGCTTGTTAATGGAGAGCATCCTCTTAAAGCATGGGCTGCGTTAGACCTGGCTGAGCTCATACTCAAAGACAATCCTCAACGCGCTGAATCGCTACTGGAAACAGCAAAACAAAGTTTGCCCGTAAGTTATCAGCTCCGAAGCATGCATGTACGAGCCCTTTTAGCATCAGGCCAACAAGATCAAGCCTTGATTGCTGCAAAAGACCTTCTGACGCGAATCGGCAATCACATCGGCGGCGCATCGTTTCTCCTTCCGCTCGCGGATGCGCTTAGCACAAGTGAAAAGGAAGAAGAGCGCGAACAAGCACTTATTTTCTACCAACGTATCGCAAGCCGCGCCCCTCTTAGCCTTGAAGGACAGCAAGCTGAGCAAAAAGCAAAGAATTTAGCCGGCACCCTCAGCACGGATCGAAAAGAAAAATACGAACCTTGGCCTGTGGATACCGCTTTTGAAAAAGCCAATGCTCTTTATCTCAATCATGCCTATGAACAAGCCGAAGTTTTATTCGAAGAATTGATCAAACAAAGCAGCGGAGCATTGCAATGCAAAGCAAGCTACCAGCTCGCAAAAAGTCAGCTGGCACGTAAAGCGCGCACGACAGCAGCTCCGCTCATGCTGCGAATCGCTGATCGATGCAAAAACTATGGGTATCGAGATCGCGCCTTGTTTAATGCGGCACAGGCTTACTCTAACCTGGACGATAACCGCAAAGCGCGTATCCTATACGCGAAACTTGAACGGGAGTTTCCCCAAAGCAACCTTGCTGACGATGCGCGATTTCGAAGCGCCCTGCTCTACCGCTCGGATAAGCAAGAAAATCGCGCACAGCAGCTTCTAAAGAGTCTTTCGCATCGCTACCCACAAGGTGACATGCGTGATGAAGCCATGTTCATGCTTGCCTGGCAGGCTTTCGAGCAAAAGCATTATAGAGAAGCTCTGCACTATTTTAACAAGTTACATGCTCAAAATAGCGAGCATCACACAGAAGGAATGCAAGGCCGTAGCACCTATTGGCTTGCACGAAGCTACGAGCTTTTGAAAAACAAAAAACAAGCTATCACATACTATGCTGATGTTTGCGAACAATGGCCCATGAGTTTTCATTGCCAGTGGTCGTTGCGCAGACTGAGTTATCTCAAGCCAAGTTACGCTGCGTCCATCAATCAATCCTTCAAAAAACAACCTGCTAAGGAAGCCCAGTTTACCTTTCAGGCAAGAATGAAGAGTCCTGAATTTCAAAGGGTACTGGAACTCTTTCGGGTAGGCGAATCATCTCTAGCGCAAAGAGAATTGCAGCACCAAGGTTACATGGATACGAGCAGTGACGAAGAGTCATTGTGGCTTTGTGTTGCGCTGTTTGAAGCAGCAGATGCCTATGCTTCGGCAATGCAACTGGTCCGAAAAAAACTTGATTCACTCTTTACAAAACCGCCGTCGGGGAAAAACTGGCCGCTCTGGCGTCTTAGCTATCCACTTGCCTTTAGTCCACTTATGGAAATGGAGGCAGCGAAACAAAAAGTCCCAGTGGACCTAGTGCGCAGTATTGCGCGCGAAGAGAGTAGTTTTGAGCCCAGCGTGGTGTCGGTATCTCGCGCTTACGGTTTGATTCAGCTCATTTCACCCACTGCAAAAACGCATGCCGAAGCCCTGGGACTGCCTTACACACCCAATGATCTGAAGACGCCGGAAATCAATTTACCTATTGGGATTCACTTTATCAAAAGCCTTCTTGATCGCTATCAAGATCAGGTGAGTGTTGTACCTGCCGCTTACAATGCCGGCGAAGGCGCTGTGGATCGCTGGCTCAAATCAGCACCGGACAATCAACAAAGCGACGAGTGGATTGAAAGCATCCCTTACAGTCAAAGCCGACGCTATAGTCGTAGAGTGTTGCAGAGCTATGGCATCTACCACTGGTTTCGCTACGGTGAATTCCCCAAGTTCGACATTCAACTTCCCTCAGCACCTTATAACTATAAGAATTCAATCACAGCCCCAAAACCATCCTAA
- the hemW gene encoding radical SAM family heme chaperone HemW → MTPKKTPLSIYIHFPWCERKCPYCDFATRTSLRDGIPQQAFSEAIVSELRWRSATLKDYELISIFIGGGTPSLWQPEHVAQVLSQIKCNLDVTSSKLEVTLEGNPNSLSAEAFEAYLQAGINRFSIGVQSLDAEQLRFLGRLHNSEQALKVVQAARKLTRRVSADLILAVAGQTEQSIQKDLQTLLSLGLEHLSAYTLTIEPNTTFGSMHRKGKLVLAHEDSYAEIFLRTQKTLKDAGFEHYEVSNYAKAGQRSIHNAHYWQGGEYLGLGPAAVGALFQDNKRKRRYRNHPDPALYMKLCHSAKLEQEREELEANDLIREGIMLGLRTQEGLALEPLESSTGQSVLLGREAAAEKQLGRGNLCISASHWRIPDTRWLHLDSIITDLF, encoded by the coding sequence ATGACGCCGAAAAAAACGCCACTTTCAATCTACATTCACTTTCCATGGTGCGAGCGAAAGTGCCCTTATTGCGACTTTGCCACCCGCACCAGCCTCCGAGACGGCATACCTCAGCAGGCTTTTTCGGAGGCCATTGTAAGCGAGCTGCGTTGGCGAAGCGCAACGCTAAAAGACTACGAGCTTATCTCTATTTTTATCGGTGGTGGAACACCCTCATTGTGGCAGCCAGAACATGTTGCTCAGGTACTCAGCCAAATCAAGTGCAACCTAGACGTCACTAGCTCAAAGCTCGAAGTGACTCTCGAAGGCAATCCCAACTCACTGAGCGCTGAGGCCTTTGAGGCCTATCTGCAGGCCGGCATAAACCGTTTCTCAATTGGCGTACAATCGCTCGATGCGGAACAACTTCGCTTTTTGGGACGCTTGCATAATTCAGAGCAAGCCCTCAAGGTTGTCCAAGCAGCGCGAAAGCTAACCCGCCGAGTGAGCGCTGATTTAATTTTGGCGGTGGCAGGACAGACAGAGCAAAGTATCCAAAAGGATCTGCAGACCTTACTTAGTCTAGGTCTCGAACACCTTTCTGCCTATACGCTCACGATTGAACCCAATACAACCTTTGGTAGCATGCATCGTAAAGGCAAACTTGTTTTGGCACATGAAGACAGTTACGCAGAAATTTTTCTACGTACTCAAAAGACGCTCAAAGATGCTGGCTTTGAGCACTACGAAGTTTCCAACTACGCCAAAGCAGGACAACGCTCCATCCACAACGCCCACTACTGGCAAGGAGGAGAGTACCTTGGTCTAGGCCCGGCGGCCGTGGGCGCTCTTTTTCAAGACAACAAACGCAAGCGTCGCTATCGAAACCATCCCGATCCCGCACTTTACATGAAGCTCTGTCATTCAGCCAAGCTTGAGCAAGAGCGGGAAGAACTCGAGGCCAACGATCTGATCCGCGAAGGAATCATGCTGGGCTTGCGCACGCAAGAAGGCCTGGCTCTAGAGCCCTTGGAATCCAGCACCGGCCAATCGGTACTATTGGGACGTGAAGCAGCTGCGGAAAAACAGCTTGGGCGCGGAAACCTCTGCATCAGCGCAAGCCATTGGCGCATCCCCGATACGCGCTGGCTGCACCTTGATTCAATTATTACCGATCTTTTTTGA
- a CDS encoding ferritin-like domain-containing protein: protein MTELPEGYDFKGAVFDLETPKDRQILCFVLSQALYGEATGVYCGKSLFGAYSLEAARFYTRQARQELGHLQMFADIFRALELQPQKAHWIIRLLSSHNNYYPLKVLMEHAIGEGMVLDIFKDVLLQTLPDADPRVLEIKKKLLVICREEAEHVAWGEKESKFMLKRRPWLETPYYGLVQMQLIAVRWLAKRIKRKLGGHPVVDQLPDFIHHVEQRILAQGKAIGFVPDTQPNLAKRLTAILWGLLLYLRSQFSRSESKIDKIYRKELGFEK, encoded by the coding sequence ATGACCGAACTACCAGAAGGTTATGATTTTAAAGGCGCCGTGTTTGATTTGGAAACCCCAAAAGACCGGCAAATCCTTTGCTTCGTTCTATCACAAGCTCTTTATGGAGAAGCCACAGGCGTCTATTGCGGCAAGTCTCTTTTCGGAGCTTACAGTCTCGAAGCCGCGCGTTTTTATACACGGCAAGCCAGGCAAGAATTGGGCCATTTGCAGATGTTCGCAGACATCTTTCGCGCACTTGAGCTTCAACCGCAAAAAGCACACTGGATCATTCGCCTGCTTTCCAGTCACAACAACTACTACCCGCTCAAGGTGCTCATGGAACACGCTATTGGTGAAGGGATGGTGCTTGATATTTTTAAAGATGTTCTTTTGCAGACCCTTCCAGATGCCGATCCCAGAGTGCTCGAGATAAAAAAGAAATTATTGGTTATTTGCCGCGAAGAAGCTGAGCACGTGGCTTGGGGTGAAAAAGAAAGCAAATTCATGCTCAAGAGACGCCCTTGGTTAGAAACCCCCTACTATGGGCTTGTCCAGATGCAGCTCATCGCCGTGCGCTGGCTGGCCAAGCGTATCAAACGCAAACTCGGAGGGCATCCTGTAGTCGATCAGCTACCTGACTTTATTCACCACGTTGAACAACGGATCCTTGCGCAGGGCAAAGCCATCGGCTTTGTCCCTGACACCCAGCCCAATTTGGCAAAACGACTGACTGCAATACTTTGGGGTTTGCTCCTCTACCTAAGGTCACAGTTTTCTCGTAGCGAATCCAAAATCGATAAAATCTACCGAAAAGAGCTCGGCTTCGAGAAGTAG
- a CDS encoding amidase produces MSASTSSSILDLSVVELAQLIRQKKLSPVEVTTAHIERIQEINPYINALVAERFDLALQEAHSAERKLQHDEIDVAKQALFGVPCTVKEFWAVRGLPQTGGMVHRKECISEDDAEIIKRVRAAGAIVLGGTNVPEGGMWAESDNRLYGRTNNPWDLSRTSGGSSGGDGAIVGAGGAPFAISSDIGGSIRLPAAFCGACGHKPTGNLVPNQGHFPPAPEQISNYLTGGPIARRCQDLLAVLRVIADSQHNVALPLSSDELPKSDELKVFFATDNGRYRVSECVQQAVMQSVNALREQGAQIQELDEPRLKKSFEIWTSMIGEAQDGSYGELLAEGQELEILREVFKIMVGRSDHTPHAIGMAALDRVFRKLPERFAPIKQLATEGRSLKQDLETLLGERGILIYPAYSRTAPPHNFTVLNPLDIAYTAIFNVLEFPSTVLPICRDEDGLPIAVQVIGPRGADRLCLHVAELLERQFGGWKRAEPTRAPRRDSMIERLRAARK; encoded by the coding sequence GTGAGCGCCAGTACCTCGAGTTCCATTCTTGACCTTTCTGTGGTTGAACTTGCCCAACTAATTCGGCAAAAAAAACTCTCGCCCGTTGAAGTGACGACGGCGCATATTGAACGCATTCAAGAGATCAATCCCTATATCAATGCGCTTGTTGCAGAACGCTTTGATTTGGCGCTCCAAGAAGCGCATTCGGCGGAACGTAAACTCCAGCACGATGAAATTGATGTGGCCAAACAAGCTTTGTTTGGTGTTCCCTGCACTGTCAAAGAGTTTTGGGCTGTGCGCGGTCTGCCGCAAACGGGTGGTATGGTGCACCGCAAAGAATGCATTTCTGAAGACGATGCCGAAATCATCAAGCGAGTGCGTGCAGCGGGAGCTATTGTGCTTGGTGGCACCAACGTGCCTGAAGGCGGGATGTGGGCAGAGAGCGATAACCGTCTATATGGCCGAACCAACAACCCTTGGGATCTCTCCCGTACCTCGGGCGGCTCAAGCGGTGGCGACGGGGCGATAGTAGGTGCAGGAGGAGCACCCTTTGCTATTTCATCCGATATCGGAGGCTCCATTCGGCTACCAGCGGCTTTTTGTGGCGCATGTGGCCACAAACCAACAGGCAATCTCGTTCCAAACCAAGGCCATTTTCCTCCGGCGCCAGAGCAGATTAGCAACTACCTTACGGGTGGTCCGATTGCTCGTCGTTGCCAGGATTTGCTTGCCGTCTTGAGGGTGATAGCCGATTCGCAACATAACGTTGCTTTACCACTTTCAAGTGATGAGCTGCCAAAAAGCGATGAGCTCAAGGTCTTCTTTGCAACGGACAATGGTCGTTATCGTGTTTCGGAGTGCGTGCAACAAGCGGTGATGCAATCTGTCAATGCGCTTCGTGAGCAGGGAGCTCAAATCCAAGAGCTCGATGAGCCACGTTTGAAAAAATCTTTTGAGATTTGGACATCGATGATTGGAGAGGCACAGGACGGCAGTTACGGCGAACTTTTGGCCGAAGGACAAGAGCTCGAAATTCTGCGGGAAGTTTTTAAAATCATGGTGGGTCGTTCCGATCATACACCGCACGCTATTGGTATGGCTGCTTTAGATAGGGTCTTTCGAAAACTTCCTGAGCGTTTTGCGCCCATTAAACAACTGGCTACGGAAGGTCGAAGTCTCAAACAGGATTTGGAGACGCTGCTAGGGGAGCGAGGTATTTTAATTTATCCCGCCTATAGCAGAACGGCACCGCCTCACAATTTTACCGTGCTCAACCCCTTGGATATCGCCTACACAGCTATCTTCAACGTGCTGGAGTTTCCATCCACGGTGCTTCCCATTTGCCGCGACGAAGATGGACTTCCCATTGCCGTTCAGGTGATCGGCCCGAGGGGTGCAGATCGACTTTGTCTTCACGTCGCCGAGCTACTTGAGCGACAATTTGGTGGATGGAAGCGAGCCGAGCCAACACGTGCGCCCCGTCGGGACAGCATGATTGAACGATTGCGTGCCGCCCGAAAATAA